In a single window of the Gadus chalcogrammus isolate NIFS_2021 chromosome 20, NIFS_Gcha_1.0, whole genome shotgun sequence genome:
- the LOC130373732 gene encoding olfactory receptor 51L1-like, whose amino-acid sequence MENGSHPFYFNLTAFGNIGYYRYPAFIFCFLLYSVIVFANVIIILVISREKSLHQPMYILILCLCINSLYGSAGFFPRFLIDLLSDTHAISLPACFTQIFFIYSYATFELTMMSAIAYDRYVAVCHPLHYHNKMTANKVITIVAAAYIYPVCVLSPSACLSFTTPLCGNNIPKVFCANWLVLKLSCVTTFINNVVGLFLSGTIFAPLLFVAYTYLRILLICRKGTSESRLKVLQSCLPHIVTFANFAVSMFCDVVLSRFNIEEFSPFAAIVISLEFVVIPPIVNPLMYGIKLQEIKKNILKILCLTTANINLGFIDSFGH is encoded by the exons ATGGAAAATGGTTCCcatccattttattttaacCTCACTGCATTTGGAAACATTGGATACTACCGCTATCCAGCGtttatcttttgttttcttctgtATTCAGTTATTGTGTTCGCTAATGTCATAATCATACTGGTTATCTCAAGAGAGAAATCGCTGCATCAGCCCATGTATATTTTGATTTTGTGTCTCTGCATCAATTCTCTATATGGATCAGCTGGCTTTTTCCCCAGGTTCCTGATAGACCTTCTATCCGACACTCATGCCATTTCCCTTCCGGCTTGTTTCACTCAGAtcttctttatttattcatatgcaACATTTGAATTGACCATGATGAGTGCCATAGCGTATGATAGGTATGTGGCTGTTTGTCACCCCTTGCATTACCACAACAAGATGACAGCAAACAAGGTGATTACAATTGTAGCCGCAGCGTATATCTATCCCGTATGCGTTCTGTCcccatctgcctgtctgtcttttaCAACTCCCCTGTGTGGTAATAATATACCAAAGGTATTCTGCGCAAATTGGCTTGTTTTAAAGCTGTCCTGTGTAACAACTTTTATCAATAACGTGGTTGGACTTTTTCTTTCAGGTACTATATTTGCACCATTACTTTTTGTTGCATATACCTACCTGCGCATTCTTCTTATTTGTAGAAAAGGCACCTCAGAGTCTAGGCTCAAAGTCTTACAGAGCTGCTTGCCACATATAGTTACTTTTGCTAATTTTGCTGTCTCAATGTTTTGTGATGTTGTCCTGAGTCGGTTTAATATAGAAGAATTTAGTCCATTTGCAGCAATAGTTATATCACTTGAGTTTGTTGTGATTCCCCCAATTGTGAACCCTCTTATGTATGGGATTAAGCTAcaagagattaaaaaaaatattcttaaaat ATTATGCCTTACAACAGCAAATATTAACCTAGGTTTTATTGATAGTTTTGGACATTAG
- the LOC130373412 gene encoding putative methyltransferase DDB_G0268948, translated as MTYRLFEGKQHAEEYLKFRVSPPDHLIQKVVDFVEKKKGRPFDLALDVGCGSGQGSVLLAKHFASVVATDISPAQIEMAMAVPNVTYKVSTAEDLPTPSGSVDLVTAMSAFHWFDRPRFLQEAHRVLKPRGCLALLNYTLNMELNREGCCSDTLNAICEEFYVALRKHVSAHLGTTSKPLYKESYEAIPYPDKEWHDCLRDSKTVPLSGFIGMVESFSSYQTLLKKDPVEARRLSDQTTNRLMSAMKVTSPDTEVVVDVKYFYVLACKPAED; from the exons ATGACCTACCGTCTGTTTGAGGGAAAGCAGCATGCTGAGGAGTACCTGAAGTTCAGGGTATCGCCCCCGGATCATCTCATACAGAAGGTGGTGGACTTTGTGGAGAAGAAG AAAGGGCGGCCCTTTGACTTGGCTTTGGATGTGGGGTGTGGCTCAGGCCAGGGCAGTGTCCTATTGGCCAAGCACTTTGCGTCTGTGGTCGCGACAGACATTAGCCCCGCCCAGATAGAAATGGCCATGGCCGTGCCAAATGTCACATACAA GGTGAGCACGGCCGAGGACCTGCCCACGCCCAGCGGCTCAGTGGATCTGGTGACCGCCATGTCTGCCTTCCACTGGTTCGACCGCCCCCGCTTCCTCCAGGAGGCCCACCGGGTTCTGAAGCCCCGCGGCTGCCTGGCGCTGCTCAACTACACCCTGAACATGGAGCTGAACCGGGAGGGTTGCTGCTCGGACACCCTGAACGCCATCTGCGAAGAG TTCTATGTAGCTCTGCGGAAACATGTCAGTGCTCATCTGGGAACCACATCTAAACCACTCTACAAAGAAAGCTACGAGGCCATCCCGTATCCAGACAAGGAGTG GCATGATTGTTTGCGTGATAGTAAGACAGTACCCCTGTCTGGCTTCATCGGGATGGTGGAGTCTTTCTCCAGCTACCAAACGCTCCTCAAGAAGGATCCTGTAGAGGCTCGCAGGCTGTCCGACCAGACCAccaacag GTTGATGTCGGCCATGAAGGTGACCTCTCCAGACACAGAGGTCGTTGTGGATGTGAAGTACTTCTATGTTCTCGCTTGCAAACCAGCTGAAGACTGA
- the LOC130373734 gene encoding olfactory receptor 142-like — protein MIMDNTSDITMLTLSGLSGETTNRMVIFSLTLLCYFLILMANISLVLTIILDHNLHQPIYIFVCNLCLNALYGTAGFYPKFLLDLLYSRHVISFWGCVVQSVVIYSSVCIENSILALMAYDRYAAICRPLDYHSLMKKQNVCLLLCSSWIIPYLMLLVALIKTSTLKLCGSHIDKHYCAIWLIVKIACSPGLTNAVMGYITIIVYCFHFVYIFMSYFYLVRTCVKSIEGRRKFMQTCLPHLVTLLNVTVAVLFDVMFMRFGSADVSPMIKNALSLEFLIIPPIVNPLIYGIILTKIRNRIRFILFHKKVTR, from the coding sequence ATGATCATGGATAACACTTCTGACATAACAATGTTGACACTTTCAGGGTTGAGCGGGGAGACCACCAACAGAATGGTTATTTTCTCCCTCACTCTACTTTGCtactttctgattctgatggcTAACATTTCCCTGGTTCTGACCATCATCTTggaccacaacctccaccaacCCATTTATATCTTTGTGTGTAACCTGTGCCTCAATGCTCTTTATGGAACTGCCGGTTTCTACCCCAAGTTCCTTCTGGACCTGCTCTACTCTCGCCACGTGATCTCGTTTTGGGGTTGTGTGGTGCAGAGTGTGGTCATATATTCCtcagtttgcattgaaaattcTATCCTTGCACTGATGGCCTATGACAGGTATGCTGCAATATGCCGACCACTCGATTATCACTCTCTTATGAAAAAGCAGAACGTCTGTCTGCTTTTATGCTCCTCCTGGATTATTCCTTATTTAATGCTACTTGTTGCTCTGATAAAAACATCAACATTGAAATTATGTGGCTCGCACATTGATAAACACTACTGTGCCATATGGTTGATTGTTAAAATTGCTTGTTCTCCTGGTCTGACAAACGCTGTTATGGGTTATATTACCatcattgtttattgttttcattttgtttatatttttatgtCGTACTTTTATCTGGTCAGAACATGTGTGAAGTCGATTGAGGGTCGAAGAAAGTTCATGCAGACTTGTTTGCCACATTTAGTGACTCTGCTCAATGTGACCGTGGCTGTGTTGTTTGATGTGATGTTTATGCGATTTGGTTCAGCAGATGTGTCGCCAATGATTAAAAATGCATTATCACTCGAGTTTCTTATAATACCTCCTATTGTCAACCCACTAATATATGGTATTATACTTACCAAAATTCGTAATCGAATTAGGTTTATTTTGTTTCACAAGAAAGTTACAAGATAA
- the LOC130373733 gene encoding olfactory receptor 142-like — translation MSLKAPTTPDSQWRTEEEATVDHVMIMDNTSYITMLTLSGLSGETTNRMVIFSLTLLCYFLILMVNISLVLTIILDHNLHQPMYIFVCNLCLNALYGTAGFYPKFLLDLLYSRHVISFGGCVVQSVVIYSSVCIEYSILALMAYDRYAAICRPLDYHSLMKKQNVCLLTCSSWIIPYLMVLVALIKTSTLKLCGSHIDKLYCASWLIVKIACSPGLTNAVMGYITIIVYCFHFVYIFMSYFYLVRTCVKSIEGRRKFMQTCLPHLVILLNVIVAVLFDVMFMRFGSADVSPMIKNALSLEFLIIPPIVNPLIYGIILTKIRNRIRFILFHKKVTR, via the coding sequence ATGAGTTTGAAAGCACCAACGACACCTGACTCACAGTGGAGGACTGAAGAGGAGGCTACTGTAGATCATGTCATGATCATGGATAACACTTCTTACATAACAATGTTGACACTTTCAGGGTTGAGCGGGGAGACCACCAACAGAATGGTTATTTTCTCCCTCACTCTACTTTGCtactttctgattctgatggtTAACATTTCCCTGGTTCTGACCATCATCTTggaccacaacctccaccaacCCATGTATATCTTTGTGTGTAACCTGTGCCTCAATGCTCTTTATGGAACTGCCGGTTTCTACCCCAAGTTCCTGCTGGACCTGCTCTACTCTCGCCACGTGATCTCGTTTGGGGGTTGTGTGGTGCAGAGTGTGGTCATATATTCCTCAGTTTGCATTGAATATTCTATCCTTGCACTGATGGCCTATGACAGGTATGCTGCAATATGCCGACCACTCGATTATCACTCTCTTATGAAAAAGCAGAACGTCTGTCTGCTTACATGCTCCTCCTGGATTATTCCTTATTTAATGGTACTTGTTGCTCTGATAAAAACATCAACATTGAAATTATGTGGCTCGCACATTGATAAACTCTACTGTGCCAGTTGGTTGATTGTTAAAATTGCTTGTTCTCCTGGTCTGACAAACGCTGTTATGGGTTATATTACCatcattgtttattgttttcattttgtttatatttttatgtCGTACTTTTATCTGGTCAGAACATGTGTGAAGTCGATTGAAGGTCGAAGAAAGTTCATGCAGACTTGTTTGCCACATTTAGTGATTCTGCTCAATGTGATCGTGGCTGTGTTGTTTGATGTAATGTTTATGCGATTTGGTTCAGCAGATGTGTCGCCAATGATTAAAAATGCATTATCACTCGAGTTTCTTATAATACCTCCTATTGTCAACCCACTAATATATGGTATTATACTTACCAAAATTCGTAATCGAATTAGGTTTATTTTGTTTCACAAGAAAGTTACAAGATAA
- the LOC130373735 gene encoding olfactory receptor 13D1-like, with protein sequence MIMDNTSDITMLTLSGLSGEITNRMVIFSLTLLCYFLILMVNISLVLTIILDHNLHQPMYIFVCNLCLNALYGTAGFYPKFLLDLLYSRHVISFGGCVVQSVVIYSSVCIENSILALMAYDRYAAICRPLDYHSLMKKQNVCLLLCSSWIIPNLMVLVALINTSTLKLCGSHIDKLYCALWLIVKITCSPGLTNAVMGYINIIAYCFHFFYIFMSYFYLVRTCVKSIEGRRKFMQTCLPHLVTLLNVTVAVLFDVMFMRFGTADVSPMIKNALSLEFLIIPPIVNPLIYGIILTKIRNRIRFILFYKKVTR encoded by the coding sequence ATGATCATGGATAACACTTCTGACATAACAATGTTGACACTTTCAGGGTTGAGCGGGGAGATCACCAACAGAATGGTTATTTTCTCCCTCACTCTACTTTGCtactttctgattctgatggtTAACATTTCCCTGGTTCTGACCATCATCTTggaccacaacctccaccaacCCATGTATATCTTTGTGTGTAACCTGTGCCTCAATGCTCTTTATGGAACTGCCGGTTTCTACCCCAAGTTCCTTCTGGACCTGCTCTACTCTCGCCACGTGATCTCGTTTGGGGGTTGTGTGGTGCAGAGTGTGGTCATATATTCCtcagtttgcattgaaaattcTATCCTTGCACTGATGGCCTATGACAGGTATGCTGCAATATGCCGACCACTCGATTATCACTCTCTTATGAAAAAGCAGAACGTCTGTCTGCTTTTATGCTCCTCCTGGATTATTCCTAATTTAATGGTACTTGTTGCTCTGATAAATACATCAACATTGAAATTATGTGGCTCGCACATTGATAAACTCTACTGTGCCCTATGGTTGATTGTTAAAATCACTTGTTCTCCTGGTCTGACAAACGCTGTTATGGGTTATATTAACATCATTGCTTATTGTTTTcatttcttttatatttttatgtcGTACTTTTATCTGGTCAGAACATGTGTGAAGTCGATTGAAGGTCGAAGAAAGTTCATGCAGACTTGTTTGCCACATTTAGTGACTCTGCTCAATGTGACCGTGGCTGTGTTGTTTGATGTAATGTTTATGCGATTTGGTACAGCAGATGTGTCGCCAATGATTAAAAATGCATTATCACTCGAGTTTCTTATAATACCTCCTATTGTCAACCCACTAATATATGGTATTATACTTACCAAAATCCGTAATCGAATtaggtttattttgttttacaagaAAGTTACAAGATAA